The DNA sequence ACATACAAAAATTAGTGAATAATATTAAAGAATATAAAATAAAAGCATTTGATACAACTGGGTTTAATCAGGCGAAAATAACTGCTGGTGGAGTAGATAGTAGTGAGTTAGATATTAATTTACAATCAAAAATACATAAAAATCTATATTTTACAGGAGAAGTTATAGATATATTTGGTGATTGTGGAGGTTATAGTTTACAATTTGCATTTGCTAGTGGTATAGCAGTTGGGAGTATGAATGATTAGAATAACGGGAATAAAAGTTCCTATTAAACATACAAAAGATGACATATTAAAAAAAATTAAAGAAATTTTAAAAACTAGCGATGAAATAAAATCATTTAAAATATCAAATAAATCAATAGATGCTAGAAAAAAATCTAATATTTTAATAGTATATTCTGTTGATATTGAAATAAAAAATGAAGACAAATACATAAATGATAATAATATAAAAAAGATAGAAGAGATGGTATATGATATACCTGATTTAAGTAATTATACTGGAAAAAGACCTGTAGTTATAGGATCTGGACCTGCTGGTATATTTGCAGCCTTAGTTTTAGCAAAAGCCAATTTGAAACC is a window from the Oceanivirga salmonicida genome containing:
- a CDS encoding NAD(P)/FAD-dependent oxidoreductase translates to IQKLVNNIKEYKIKAFDTTGFNQAKITAGGVDSSELDINLQSKIHKNLYFTGEVIDIFGDCGGYSLQFAFASGIAVGSMND